One window of the Atribacteraceae bacterium genome contains the following:
- a CDS encoding ImmA/IrrE family metallo-endopeptidase: MHGTQKAVALCEAEGIEIAFHPFVNFTGMLVSKGNWIHLTVRDDLSETETVRVLLHELGHHCLHVTNRFSTIFHGHQHQVTGEEKEADFFAFCLAGDHIRERVRWNFIEYGPGWSGLRWENGAGP, translated from the coding sequence GTGCACGGGACCCAGAAGGCGGTGGCCCTGTGTGAGGCCGAAGGGATCGAAATCGCCTTCCATCCCTTCGTGAACTTCACCGGGATGCTGGTCAGCAAGGGGAACTGGATCCACCTGACCGTCCGGGACGACCTCTCCGAGACCGAGACGGTGCGGGTCCTCCTCCATGAGCTGGGTCACCACTGCCTCCATGTCACCAACCGCTTCTCCACCATCTTCCATGGCCACCAGCACCAGGTCACCGGGGAGGAAAAGGAGGCGGATTTCTTCGCCTTCTGCCTGGCCGGCGATCATATCCGGGAGCGGGTCCGGTGGAATTTTATCGAGTATGGTCCAGGATGGAGCGGGTTAAGGTGGGAGAAT